The Solibacillus sp. FSL R7-0668 genome includes the window AAAAGCTTTAAATTTGAAGAAGTGCACTCAGATAAAGTTGAAGGCGAAATTATTGAGCAATCGCCATTGCCAGATACGGAAATGATTGCTGAAGAAACGGATGTCGTGCTTAAAGTAAGTAAAGGGAAGAAAATGGAGACAATTATTAGTTTAATTAATTTTAGTGCAGCAGAACGAAAAGAATACGCACGTACATCGGGCTTTAATGTTCGTGTTACGGAGGAAAGACATTCAAATACAGTGGCAGCAGGTCTTGTCATCGAGCAAAAACCAAAAGCAGGCAAAACCGTTGAGGCGGGAAGCACAATTGATGTGGTCATTTCAAAGGGACCAGCAGCGAAACAAGAACAGCTGTATACGAACACGATTAAGATTCCTTATGAGCCTTTAGAAGAAGGGGTAGCGCAAACGGTATCTATTTTTGTTCAAGATAAGCGACATACGATGATTGAACCGTATGAAGTATTAACAATTACGGAAGATACTGACTATTTACTACAGCTAACTATTGTTGAAGGGGAAACGGCAGCATATCAAGTTGTACGTGATAATAATGTCATTATAAGTGAAACGATTAAATATGAAGACCTCGTAAATGAGTAAGGAGGAATTGGATGGCGCAAGCCCAAATTCGAAAAGCATTAAGCGGTTATTATTATGTTGAAAAAGAGGGCGAATTAATTCAATGCCGTGCGCGTGGGATTTTCCGTAATCGCGGAGAATCTCCGCTTGTGGGTGATTTTGTGGAATATTCGTACGATGGAGAATCAGATGGCTCGATTGAAAAAATTTTAGCGCGTCAAAATGCATTAGTACGTCCACCCATTGCCAATGTTGATCAGGCATTGCTTGTATTTTCAGCGAAAGAACCCGATTTTAATACGATTTTATTGGACCGTTTTTTAGTTGTCTTGGAGTCCTTCCATGTCCAGCCGATCATTATTTTAACAAAGCTGGATTTAGTAAGTGATGATGAGCGTGCCAATTTACAGCACTATATTAATGATTACAAAGAAATAGGCTATGAAATTATCGAAACCTTTATAGATGATGAGTCGCTAATGGCTAAATTAGAGCCGATTTTAAAAGATAAGACGTCGGTATTAGCGGGTCAGTCAGGTGTTGGCAAATCAACATTACTGAATACGCTGTTGCCCGATTTAGATTTAAAAACAGGCATTATTTCTAAAAGCTTAGGGCGCGGTAAGCATACAACACGCCATGTAGAATTGATTGAAGTTGGTGGCGGATTACTTGCAGATACGCCGGGCTTTAGTTCGTTTGATTTTGATACAATCGAAAAAGAGGAGCTAACGGCATGTTTGCCCGAAATTTTACGTATGAGCGAGGATTGCAAATTCCGTGGCTGCTTACATATGAAGGAGCCAAAATGTGCAGTCAAGCAAGCAGTAGAGGTGGGGGAAATTCGTACCTACCGCTATGAGCATTATCAACAATTTTTACAAGAAATTATCGATCGAAAGCCGAGGTACTAAACATGATAAAAATTGCACCATCGATTTTAGCAGCAGATTTTGCAAAGCTAGGACAAGAAGTTAAGGAAGTTGAAGCAGCAGGAGCAGAACTTATTCATATCGACGTTATGGATGGCCATTTTGTACCGAATATTTCATTTGGTGCAATTGCATTAGAGGCAATTCGTCCGCTTTCTACATTGCCAATGGATGTGCATTTAATGATTGAAAATCCAGATCAATACATTGAGCAGTTTGCAAAGGCTGGCGCAGATTATATTACGGTTCACGTGGAAGCGTGTCGTCATCTACACCGTACGATCCAATTAATTCGCTCATTTGGTGTAAAGCCAGGTGTTGTATTAAACCCACATACGCCGATAGAATCGATTCAGCATGTGTTAGAAGATGTGGATATGGTGTTATTTATGACGGTCAACCCAGGTTTTGGTGGGCAAAAATTCATTGAATCAGTTGTACCGAAAGTGGCAGCATTATCAAAAATAATTAAAGAGCGCGGCTTAGATATCGCCATCGAAATTGATGGGGGCATTAATGCGGAAACGATTGTACCTTGTGCAAAAGCAGGAGCAACGATTTTCGTAGCAGGCTCAGCTATTTATGGAAAAGAAGATCGCGCACAAGCTTTACAAGAAATTAAACAAGCTGGACTTTTAGCGATTCAGTGATTGTAGCGATTTGTTCAGGCGGCCCCTTAAATGAGGTCGCCTTTTCTTTAAAGCCTGACAAATGGATTGGTGTTGATCGAGGCGCCTTGTATTTAGTGGATGAGGCGATTGTGCCCGATGCGATTGTCGGTGATTTTGATTCGGTATCTGCCGAGGAATTTGCGCGAATTTCGAAAGCGGTCCCGCATATAGATCAATTTCAGTCGGAGAAGGATGAAACCGATACTGACTTAGCGCTTGAAAAGGCGTTACACTATGCACCTACAGAAGTTTGGGTGACAGGGGTGACAGGCGGGCGTTTAGATCATTATGAGGCTGTATTGCGCTCGGTCTATCATTTACAGCAGCAATATCCCGGAATTATCTTTAAAATCATCAATCCTTCTAATGAAATTCAGTTTTTAATGCCAAAACAGCATGTGCTACATAAAGGCATCTATTCGTATGTTTCGTTTTTTGCCTATGGTCAAACGCTGACAAATGTGACATTACGTGGCGTGAAATACGAAACGACGGATGAAGTGATTGAACAAGGAACAACACGCTTTACAAGCAATGAAATCCTATCTGAGGGGTCTATTTCTTTTCAAGGTGGCATATGTTTAATGATAAAGAGTAGAGACTAGGAGGGGCTTTTTGAAGGTATATACATTTCAATTACCAAAATGGGTGAGCGGGATGGCAAGAGGCTGTGTGAAACTGTTTCGAAGAGATAAAAAAGAGAAAAAATAATCGGCAGCTATCGTTCGCTACTATGCGGGCGGTAGCTTTTTCTTTTGGTGGGCCATGTAATTTTTGATGAATAATGGGTTTTTGTGTGTTCGCAAATATATGTTGAAAATCGCAAATAACTTCTAGAAATCGCAAATATCCGCGCAGTTTCGCAAATAAAATCAAAAAGTCGCAACTATCTCGCCTGTACAGCACATCAAATTTCGGGTATACATCTATAATAAAAAAGAGCACCAGCTTAAGCTGATGCTCCGTACGCGATTATACGCGCTCGATTTTACCTGATTTTAAAGCACGAGCAGAAACCCATACACGTTTTGGCTTACCGTCAACTAAAATACGAACTTTTTGTAAGTTAGCACCCCAAGAACGTTTAGAAGCGTTCATTGCGTGTGAACGGTTGTTGCCTGTACGAGCTTTACGGCCAGTAATTACGCATTGTTTTGGCATTGTAAAATTCCTCCTTACAGCTGAATCTGAAATCTATATTTCAGTTCGATATTTCACATACCATAATAATTTAACATACGATCCGAATGAGTGCAAGACATTTTGCACAACCTTTCAAGAAAAAAACCTTTACACCTTACTTTCCTTGAAAGCTTGCTTCTTTTTAAAGGTAAAGATAAGTAACTTATCAATATTTTTCTTCATTGCACGTGTCGGAATTTGTCATAAAAACAAGTTCAAACTAGACGAATACGAACGTTTTCTTTTATAATCGACTTTTGTGTAGTACAATATAATTTAGTCAAATAGAGCCAAGGGGGCATACACTATGTCAGTTGAATTAAATAATGAATTCGGCCATATTGATATTTCCAATGATGTAATTGCACAAATTGCTGGTGGCGCAGCAATCGAATGCTACGGAATCGTGGGCATGGCTTCAAAACATCAAATTCGTGATGGATTAACAGATATTTTACGAAAAGAAAATTTTGCAAAAGGCGTACTCATTCGCCAAGAGGGTGAAGACTTACATATTGATATGTATATTGTTGTAAGCTATGGCACAAAAATTTCTGAAATCGCATATCAAGTTCAATCAAAAGTAAAATACACAGTAAATAAAACATTAGGCATGAGCGTGAAGTCAGTTAACATTTTTGTTCAAGGCGTTCGTGTGGCGAACGTGTAAGAGGAGGAAATGAATCGGATGAAGTCTTTAGACGGAATTAAATTTGCTGAAATGGTACAAATGGGTGCACACCATCTTTACCAAAATGCAGCATATGTAGATTCACTAAATGTATTCCCTGTACCAGACGGGGATACGGGGACAAATATGAATTTGTCAATGACATCTGGTGCAAACGAAACAGAAGCAAACGTAAATGAACATATTGGGAAAGTAGCACAAAGCTTGTCGAAAGGGTTACTGATGGGTGCACGCGGAAACTCAGGTGTTATTTTGTCGCAATTATTCCGTGGTTTCGGCAAAGCCATCGAAAAAGAGGCAACAATCGACGCGCAAGGTTTAGCAAAAGCATTCCAAGCGGGTGTTGATACAGCGTACAAAGCAGTTATGAAGCCGGTGGAAGGGACAATCCTAACGGTAGCACGTGAAGCAGCAGCAAAGGCGGTAGAAGTTGCAGAAGCTGAGCAAGATATGATTGCTGTGATGGAAGCGTTCACGACAGAAGCAAAGGCGTCATTAAACCGCACACCAGATCTTCTACCAGTGTTGAAAGAAGTTGGTGTAGTTGATAGTGGTGGTCAAGGTTTATTATTCGTTTATGAAGGCTTCCTTGCTTCTATGAAGGGCGAGCCATTACCAGAGAAAAATGAATCTTCTTTAGATGATTTAATTAATGCAGAACACCATCGTGTACAAGACTTCATGGATACATCAGATATCGAGTTTGGCTATTGTACAGAAATCATGGTTCGCTTTGAAGAGGATAAAGCACCATTTGACGAAGATCAATTCCGCCAAGAACTTAATCCAATGGGTGATTCCTTATTAGTTATTTCTGATGATGAAATTGCAAAAGTACATATTCACTCGGAAACTCCAGGTGCTGTACTTGCTGCAGGTCAAAAATATGGTAGCCTAATTAAAATCAAAGTAGATAATATGCGAGAGCAACATTCTGCGATTGTAGGGGATGCGCCAAAAGCACCTACAGCAAAAGCGCAACCAAAAGTACCGTACGCGATTGTAACGATTGCAATGGGTGAAGGTGTGGCAAACTTATTACGTTCAATCGGTGCTTCTTATGTCATTGAAGGTGGTCAAACAATGAACCCTTCAACAGAAGACATCGTCAAAGCGGTCCAAGAAATTGGTGCTGAGCGCGTGTTAATTTTACCGAATAACAAAAATATTATTATGGCAGCAGAACAAGCAGCAGAGCTATTAGAAATTGAAGCAGCGGTTGTACCGACAAAAACGATTCCTCAAGGGATGGCGGCCATTTTAGCGTTCAACCCAGAAGAGTCTGTTGAAAACAATCAAAACAATATGACAACTGGCTTTGCACACGTAAAAACTGGACAAGTAACATACGCTGTTCGTGATACATCAATCGATGGTGTTGAAATCCATAAAGACGACTACATGGCCCTAGCAGAAGGGAAAATCATTTTATCGACAAAAGAAATGATGGACGCTGCAAAGCAAGTGTTAGAAAACTTAATGGATGAAGAGGCAGAAATCGTAACCGTGATTTATGGTGAGGATGCTACAGCAGCGCAAGCCGAGGAATTACAAAGCTATATCGAAGAAAATTATTCAGATGCAGAAGTAGAAATTGTGGAAGGGAAACAATCCCTTTACCCATTCATCTTGTCTGTAGAATAATGGCTTTTGATTCTTAAGTATCTAAATAGTTGTTTTTTTAAACATTCGACTCTCGTGAAATAGCGAGGGTCGTCTTTTCGTTTTTAACAAGAAATTTGTTAATTATAGAAAAAATGGTTAAAATAGTAGTGAATAGAAGCATGAAAGAAAACGGAGGGGCCTCTTATGAAATTTACATCAGTTTTTGATATTATCGGACCTGTGATGATCGGTCCTTCTTCATCGCATACAGCGGGTGCAGCGCGAATTGGGCGAGTAGCACGTGATTTATTTGGCCGTCAGCCGAAATGGGTGAAAATTTACCTATATGGCTCGTTTGCAGAGACTTATCGTGGTCACGGAACAGACGTTGCACTTGTCGGTGGCTTATTGGATTATGATACGGATGACGAGCGTATTAAAACAGCCTTTACAGAAGCAGAAAAAGCAGGCTTGCAATTTGAATTTATCCCCGAAACGGCCAATAAAGAACATCCAAACACAGCACGTTTACTGATGGGTGATGATGCAGGCGAAATGAGTGTGGAAGGGATTTCAATTGGTGGCGGTAAAATCGAAATTAGCGAAGTAAACGGTTTCAAACTACGTCTAACTGGTGGAATGCCAGCTATTTTAGTTGTCCATGACGACCGCGCAGGCTGTATCGCAAATGTTGCCAACTGTTTAGCAATGCATCATGTTAACATCGGTCATATGGAAGTATCTCGCATTGAGCGTGGTTTAACGGCGTTAATGGTGATTGAGGTGGATCAAAATATCGATGCGCGCATTATCGAGCAAATTTCTTACATCCCACATATAACAAAAGTTTCAAAAATTAATAACTAAGGGGTGGTCATATGGATGTATTATTTCGTAGTGTTCGAGAATTAGTAGAGCTTGCTGAAAATGAAGGGAAGCTTATTTCAGAATTAATGATTGAGCAGGAAATGTTAATAAGTGGTCGTTCGCGTGAAGAAATTTTCGCGCAAATGGATCGTAACTTAACCGTGATGGAAGAAGCGGTTGAGCGTGGGCTTCGCGGGGTGCAATCCGTAACAGGCTTAACAGGCGGTGATGCGGTATTATTACAAAACTATATCGCACAGGGCAATTCACTTGCAGGTGATTTATTATTAGATGCCGTTAGTAAAGCAGTAGCGACGAATGAGGTTAATGCGGCAATGGGGACGATTTGTGCGACACCAACTGCGGGTTCTGCAGGCGTTGTTCCGGGCACATTATTTGCGGTTAAAAATAAATTAAACCCAACACGTGAGCAAATGATTCGTTATTTATTCACTTCAGGTGCATTTGGCTTTATCGTAGCGAACAATGCGTCGATCTCAGGGGCTGAAGGAGGCTGTCAAGCAGAGGTCGGAAGTGCATCGGCAATGGCAGCAGCGGCAATCGTCGAAATGGCGGGCGGTTCACCGCAACAAAGTTCAGATGCATTTGCCATTACATTAAAAAATATGCTCGGCCTTGTATGTGACCCGGTAGCCGGTCTTGTTGAAGTACCTTGTGTGAAGCGTAATGCAATGGGTGCGTCCAATTCACTCGTAGCAGCGGATATGGCGTTGGCGGGCGTAACGAGCCGTATTCCATGCGATGAAGTAATTGGCGCGATGTATCGAATCGGTCAAGCGATGAGTCCGAATTTAAAAGAAACGGCACGCGGCGGATTGGCAGCAACACCTACAGGAAGAGCTATTACGCATGCGATTTTTGAAGGCGGTAATCTAAAAGAAATTTTAAAATCACGCACAATTAATCATTAGCTATAATTTGAATGTGTCCCTCTTTGGATGCATTCATTTTTTTATTTCAAATAGAACGTATGCACCCATTTTATGCTATGCTAAGTACAAACATTAAAATAAAGGAAGTGTCAAACGATGATTCATGAACCGGTTTCGAATTTAAAAGGTATCGGAAAAGAAACAGCAGAACAGTTAGCAAAAATCGGCATCGATACCGTACATGATTTAATTTGGACATTTCCCTATCGTCATGAAGATTTTAGATTAAAAGATCTAGCCGAAACACCGCATAATGAACGGGTTACGATTGAGGCACGTGTAGAA containing:
- the rpmB gene encoding 50S ribosomal protein L28; the encoded protein is MPKQCVITGRKARTGNNRSHAMNASKRSWGANLQKVRILVDGKPKRVWVSARALKSGKIERV
- the rsgA gene encoding ribosome small subunit-dependent GTPase A gives rise to the protein MAQAQIRKALSGYYYVEKEGELIQCRARGIFRNRGESPLVGDFVEYSYDGESDGSIEKILARQNALVRPPIANVDQALLVFSAKEPDFNTILLDRFLVVLESFHVQPIIILTKLDLVSDDERANLQHYINDYKEIGYEIIETFIDDESLMAKLEPILKDKTSVLAGQSGVGKSTLLNTLLPDLDLKTGIISKSLGRGKHTTRHVELIEVGGGLLADTPGFSSFDFDTIEKEELTACLPEILRMSEDCKFRGCLHMKEPKCAVKQAVEVGEIRTYRYEHYQQFLQEIIDRKPRY
- a CDS encoding DAK2 domain-containing protein; translation: MKSLDGIKFAEMVQMGAHHLYQNAAYVDSLNVFPVPDGDTGTNMNLSMTSGANETEANVNEHIGKVAQSLSKGLLMGARGNSGVILSQLFRGFGKAIEKEATIDAQGLAKAFQAGVDTAYKAVMKPVEGTILTVAREAAAKAVEVAEAEQDMIAVMEAFTTEAKASLNRTPDLLPVLKEVGVVDSGGQGLLFVYEGFLASMKGEPLPEKNESSLDDLINAEHHRVQDFMDTSDIEFGYCTEIMVRFEEDKAPFDEDQFRQELNPMGDSLLVISDDEIAKVHIHSETPGAVLAAGQKYGSLIKIKVDNMREQHSAIVGDAPKAPTAKAQPKVPYAIVTIAMGEGVANLLRSIGASYVIEGGQTMNPSTEDIVKAVQEIGAERVLILPNNKNIIMAAEQAAELLEIEAAVVPTKTIPQGMAAILAFNPEESVENNQNNMTTGFAHVKTGQVTYAVRDTSIDGVEIHKDDYMALAEGKIILSTKEMMDAAKQVLENLMDEEAEIVTVIYGEDATAAQAEELQSYIEENYSDAEVEIVEGKQSLYPFILSVE
- a CDS encoding thiamine diphosphokinase, with translation MIVAICSGGPLNEVAFSLKPDKWIGVDRGALYLVDEAIVPDAIVGDFDSVSAEEFARISKAVPHIDQFQSEKDETDTDLALEKALHYAPTEVWVTGVTGGRLDHYEAVLRSVYHLQQQYPGIIFKIINPSNEIQFLMPKQHVLHKGIYSYVSFFAYGQTLTNVTLRGVKYETTDEVIEQGTTRFTSNEILSEGSISFQGGICLMIKSRD
- the rpe gene encoding ribulose-phosphate 3-epimerase, with the translated sequence MIKIAPSILAADFAKLGQEVKEVEAAGAELIHIDVMDGHFVPNISFGAIALEAIRPLSTLPMDVHLMIENPDQYIEQFAKAGADYITVHVEACRHLHRTIQLIRSFGVKPGVVLNPHTPIESIQHVLEDVDMVLFMTVNPGFGGQKFIESVVPKVAALSKIIKERGLDIAIEIDGGINAETIVPCAKAGATIFVAGSAIYGKEDRAQALQEIKQAGLLAIQ
- a CDS encoding Asp23/Gls24 family envelope stress response protein; translation: MSVELNNEFGHIDISNDVIAQIAGGAAIECYGIVGMASKHQIRDGLTDILRKENFAKGVLIRQEGEDLHIDMYIVVSYGTKISEIAYQVQSKVKYTVNKTLGMSVKSVNIFVQGVRVANV
- the sdaAA gene encoding L-serine ammonia-lyase, iron-sulfur-dependent, subunit alpha produces the protein MDVLFRSVRELVELAENEGKLISELMIEQEMLISGRSREEIFAQMDRNLTVMEEAVERGLRGVQSVTGLTGGDAVLLQNYIAQGNSLAGDLLLDAVSKAVATNEVNAAMGTICATPTAGSAGVVPGTLFAVKNKLNPTREQMIRYLFTSGAFGFIVANNASISGAEGGCQAEVGSASAMAAAAIVEMAGGSPQQSSDAFAITLKNMLGLVCDPVAGLVEVPCVKRNAMGASNSLVAADMALAGVTSRIPCDEVIGAMYRIGQAMSPNLKETARGGLAATPTGRAITHAIFEGGNLKEILKSRTINH
- the sdaAB gene encoding L-serine ammonia-lyase, iron-sulfur-dependent subunit beta, with product MKFTSVFDIIGPVMIGPSSSHTAGAARIGRVARDLFGRQPKWVKIYLYGSFAETYRGHGTDVALVGGLLDYDTDDERIKTAFTEAEKAGLQFEFIPETANKEHPNTARLLMGDDAGEMSVEGISIGGGKIEISEVNGFKLRLTGGMPAILVVHDDRAGCIANVANCLAMHHVNIGHMEVSRIERGLTALMVIEVDQNIDARIIEQISYIPHITKVSKINN
- the spoVM gene encoding stage V sporulation protein SpoVM, whose protein sequence is MKVYTFQLPKWVSGMARGCVKLFRRDKKEKK